In one window of Synchiropus splendidus isolate RoL2022-P1 chromosome 15, RoL_Sspl_1.0, whole genome shotgun sequence DNA:
- the LOC128746525 gene encoding transmembrane protein 158: protein MLNLCRTLLLALTAVLGPLPRCQGWSDEDLLLPPINSSNRFLANLEVDVRFSKRSVDESDASLQPLSQCNVSVQRLLPTSLVARWDSSFGFQCDVLIYTTNNHGRAFFSASFNRAISPVVIEHLGITGGQQELRLCVGCGMSRYRRFNQARLKGHSSGDQVSFCCVDFSLDELKGDKSWRLNRKPIESTLVACFMTLVIIVWSVAALIWPVPIIAGFLPNGMEQRRPR, encoded by the coding sequence ATGCTGAACCTCTGCCGGACCCTGCTGCTGGCTCTGACCGCCGTGCTGGGACCGCTCCCGCGATGCCAGGGATGGAGCGACGAGGACCTGCTCCTGCCGCCCATCAACTCCTCcaacaggttcctggccaaccTGGAGGTGGACGTGCGCTTCAGCAAGAGGTCCGTGGACGAGAGCGACGCCTCGCTCCAGCCTCTGTCCCAGTGCAACGTCAGCGTCCAGAGGCTGCTGCCCACGTCGCTGGTGGCGCGCTGGGACAGCAGCTTCGGCTTCCAGTGTGACGTCCTCATATACACCACCAACAACCACGGCAGGGCCTTCTTCTCCGCCTCGTTCAACAGAGCCATCTCCCCGGTGGTGATCGAGCACCTGGGCATCACCGGGGGTCAACAGGAGCTCCGGCTCTGCGTGGGCTGTGGGATGTCCCGCTACCGCCGCTTCAACCAGGCGAGACTGAAGGGCCACAGCAGCGGGGACCAGGTCTCCTTCTGCTGCGTGGATTTCAGCTTGGACGAGCTGAAGGGGGACAAAAGTTGGAGGCTGaacaggaaacccatcgagtcCACACTTGTGGCTTGTTTCATGACCCTGGTCATCATCGTGTGGAGCGTGGCTGCCCTCATCTGGCCAGTCCCCATCATTGCAGGCTTTTTGCCCAACGGCATGGAGCAGAGGAGACCCAGATAG
- the cdcp1a gene encoding CUB domain-containing protein 1a has product MFSSGITATGVLLFSLVFTTRAVQRLTVTPDKDSVLKISQAKGSACKVCFSMGRSRTCSLGDQIKDSVPVTVEFQCSRPQDFYEVEVIRNIECTTQSCKGHIQTDFPASRSFQEFNRKFTWNLRATAPKAIQVSFTKLGVRQVSPLISCPDKHTFTLGAVQRTGNVMIGRYCVGGTTQSAQILSQGRFSLDVPASQELQTHRFDVSVGEEIKSLAKITVTLPPGTSSSELFSPNYPESFPDDDVMEWHFAVSDKQQALVEFQELVQPRCVKKQTAVEYHCRGRGALVLRLTDPPPVQSQGNFSLTLRNCEMDRSQAGFPGLSLKIKVSVSTARSPRVSCNVDLRKSGGFSLHVDKLRPNSGCVMTMDSVLKEKITVPTNGAAQLSFQDCPPEELRVTSSRVIDCAQLKDCLKMPIPLAVPFLATCLPAPLTGASWTLRPPQHGTVELTSPVTPLRQSLPGQTCNDTLFDVSEETGDTVGHFCPHGSIQKIQVHSSVVFSLTTVGGKALKPSSKPVLTVVMKGEISDRYIFTVTPKKNTTVSLATPGWPKGMRSYATVSWLISVPNNMEAHVMFANINQPKCSNRHTNIRVQRIGRREEDYSRREDEEAEDQIRVPASFFLNMSNCMPESREFSVLSRITLHRTKNLMLTTILSVVAALLVVFTAVLVVVCVVIRKKKKQLAHQVSIYNPNGTSFLPGENLSRPTEENEYHIYDSIEDTLVYTHLLKKGAEMGMYGEVETQEPFTRHSDSQKPLVPKDSRDQDMDVGEYQEFPFPNTKAPPLPNRPLSRPMVDNEIYHSSEPEGGERIGPRQEGGD; this is encoded by the exons ATGTTTTCCTCCGGAATCACAGCGACCGGCGTCCTGCTGTTCTCCCTCGTCTTCACGACCAGAG ctgtccagAGACTGACCGTCACCCCAGACAAAGACAGTGTTCTCAAAATCAGTCAGGCGAAGGGGTCGGCTTGTAAAGTGTGCTTCAGTATGGGACGCTCTCGAACGTGCAGCCTGGGTGACCAGATAAAAGACAGCGTGCCTGTCACAGTGGAGTTTCAGTGCTCCAGACCCCAAGATTTCTACGAGGTGGAAGTCATCCGAAACATCG AATGTACGACGCAGTCCTGCAAGGGCCACATTCAGACGGACTTTCCAGCTTCACGTTCCTTTCAGGAGTTTAACCGCAAGTTCACCTGGAACCTGAGAGCCACGGCACCGAAAGCCATCCAAGTGTCCTTCACCAAGCTGGGCGTGAGGCAGGTCAGCCCCCTGATTTCCTGTCCAGACAAACACACGTTTACACTGGGGGCCGTGCAGAGGACAGGCAATGTGATGATTGGCAGATACTGTGTCGGGGGCACCACCCAAAGCGCTCAGATTCTGAGTCAGGGTCGCTTTTCTCTGGATGTTCCTGCGAGCCAGGAGCTCCAGACCCACCGGTTTGATGTGTCCGTTGGCGAGGAGATCAAGT ctctcgCAAAGATTACAGTGACTTTACCGCCTGGGACTTCGTCCTCTGAGCTGTTCTCGCCGAACTACCCAGAGAGTTTTCCTGACGACGATGTGATGGAGTGGCATTTTGCGGTCTCAGACAAACAGCAGGCACTGGTGGAGTTTCAGGAGCTGGTGCAGCCCCGCTGTGTCAAGAAACAAACTGCCGTCGAGTACCACTGCAGAGGCAGAGGGGCGCTGGTGCTGAGGCTGACGGATCCCCCTCCGGTCCAGAGCCAGGGGAACTTCTCTCTGACGCTGAGGAACTGCGAGATGGACAGAAGCCAAGCTGGTTTTCCAGGATTATCCCTGAAGATCAAGGTGTCGGTCTCGACCGCCAGGAGTCCTCGAG TCTCCTGCAACGTTGACCTGAGGAAGTCGGGGGGCTTTTCCCTCCATGTCGACAAGTTGAGGCCAAACTCCGGGTGCGTGATGACAATGGACTCAGTGTTGAAGGAGAAGATCACAGTGCCGACGAACGGCGCCGCTCAGCTGTCGTTCCAGGACTGTCCACCTGAAGAGCTGCGAGTCACTTCCTCGAGAGTCATTG ACTGTGCTCAACTGAAGGACTGCCTGAAGATGCCCATCCCGCTCGCTGTGCCTTTTCTTGCCACCTGCCTCCCCGCCCCTCTGACTGGTGCCTCCTGGACCCTCCGGCCGCCCCAGCACGGCACTGTGGAGCTGACCTCGCCTGTCACACCACTGAGGCAGTCCCTCCCCGGCCAGACGTGCAACGACACCCTCTTTGATGTGTCGGAGGAAACCGGGGATACGGTGGGCCACTTCTGTCCTCACGGCTCCATTCAGAAAATCCAGGTCCACAGCAGCGTGGTGTTCTCCCTCACCACAGTCGGGGGTAAAGCGCTGAAGCCCTCGTCCAAGCCGGTGCTCACTGTCGTGATGAAGGGAGAGATATCGG ACAGATACATCTTCACCGTGACCCCGAAGAAGAACACCACCGTCTCTCTGGCGACTCCAGGATGGCCCAAGGGAATGAGGTCCTACGCCACTGTGTCCTGGCTCATCTCGGTGCCCAACAACATGGAGGCCCACGTCATGTTCGCCAACATCAACCAGCCCAAGTGCAGCAACCGCCACACCAACATCCGCGTGCAAAGGATCGGCCGGCGGGAGGAGGACTACAGCCGGCGGGAGGACGAGGAGGCCGAGGACCAGATCAGAGTCCCCGCCAGCTTCTTCCTCAACATGTCCAACTGCATGCCGGAGAGCCGAGAGTTCAGCGTGCTGAGCAGGATCACTCTGCACAGGACCAAGA ACCTCATGCTGACCACCATCCTGAGTGTGGTGGCCGCTCTCTTGGTGGTTTTCACCGCCGTGCTGGTGGTTGTCTGCGTGGTGATACG gaaaaagaagaagcagctggctCATCAGGTCTCCATCTATAATCCAAATGGCACCAGCTTTCTGCCGGGAGAGAACCTGTCGCGGCCCACGGAGGAGAACGAGTACCACATTTACGACTCCATCGAGGACACGCTGGTCTACACACACCTGCTGAAGAAAGGGGCTGAGATGGGCATGTACGGCGAGGTTGAAACCCAGGAGCCCTTCACCAGGCACTCGGACTCGCAGAAGCCGCTGGTCCCTAAAGACTCCAGGGACCAGGACATGGATGTGGGTGAATATCAGGAGTTTCCCTTCCCAAACACAAAGGCTCCTCCGCTCCCTAACCGGCCTCTGAGTCGGCCGATGGTGGACAACGAGATCTACCACAGCAGCGAGCCCGAGGGAGGCGAAAGAATTGGGCCTCGACAGGAAGGAGGAGACTGA